Proteins encoded by one window of Ralstonia sp. RRA:
- a CDS encoding restriction endonuclease — protein MGRRRKKQPSTSDVLLALPWWMLAIGSAASYLIFHNILPAAFAANPFLGIVVMMIRGLAWVPALLLAFFAVLSYLQERRQQADARLDPARSEPAMRPRPVKAPSQPARQTVGGDAPNATRDTATPQPAPMQTEAAAPQSWTLEAIKSLEWKRFELLCVQYYEHMGFTVKTVPHGPDGGIDATLYKAGQDAPVAVVQCKAWSKPVKVEQVRALGGSMLAHKVKRGVFWSLSGYVGNPVQEFSESAGIQLLDGPAILERIRALDPEKQTALLAKVFEGDYRTPSCPACGMKLVARNGKSGAFWGCANYWKGCRYTLQMGRQT, from the coding sequence ATGGGGCGCAGGAGAAAGAAACAACCCTCCACGAGCGACGTGCTGCTGGCACTGCCGTGGTGGATGCTGGCGATTGGCTCTGCGGCCAGCTATCTGATCTTCCACAACATCCTCCCGGCGGCGTTTGCGGCCAATCCGTTTCTGGGCATCGTCGTGATGATGATTCGCGGGCTGGCGTGGGTGCCCGCGCTGCTGCTCGCCTTCTTTGCCGTGTTGTCGTATTTGCAGGAGCGTCGCCAGCAGGCCGATGCCCGGCTCGACCCCGCACGCAGCGAACCGGCCATGCGACCCCGACCGGTGAAAGCGCCATCCCAGCCCGCACGCCAAACAGTGGGTGGTGATGCTCCCAACGCTACGCGCGACACCGCCACGCCCCAGCCAGCACCCATGCAGACAGAAGCCGCCGCACCCCAGAGCTGGACCTTGGAAGCCATCAAGTCGCTTGAGTGGAAGCGGTTCGAGCTGCTGTGCGTGCAGTACTACGAACACATGGGGTTCACGGTGAAGACGGTGCCGCACGGCCCGGATGGCGGCATCGACGCCACGCTGTACAAGGCCGGCCAGGATGCGCCCGTGGCGGTGGTCCAGTGCAAAGCGTGGTCCAAGCCCGTGAAGGTGGAGCAGGTGCGGGCGCTGGGTGGCTCGATGCTGGCGCACAAGGTCAAGCGGGGCGTGTTCTGGTCTTTGTCCGGCTATGTCGGGAATCCGGTGCAGGAGTTTTCGGAGAGCGCTGGCATCCAGTTATTGGATGGGCCGGCGATTCTTGAGCGTATTCGTGCGCTCGATCCGGAGAAGCAGACCGCTCTGCTGGCGAAGGTGTTTGAGGGGGATTACCGGACGCCTTCGTGCCCGGCTTGTGGGATGAAGCTGGTGGCGCGGAATGGGAAGAGTGGGGCTTTTTGGGGGTGTGCTAATTATTGGAAGGGGTGTCGGTATACGTTGCAGATGGGGCGGCAAACTTAG
- a CDS encoding isochorismatase family cysteine hydrolase, translating to MQTPTLVPSQTALLVMHYQTDIMGLFPSVAPTLLSNTRTLCDAARAKGVHTYFAKFHFSPGYPEVSPLNKNGQGVKQLGLFVHDRISPELGQQANEPLIIAHRASVFYGTDLQVRLSAQGVNTLIMVGVASTGVMLSSIAHASDADFRLFTVKDCCYDPDQVVHDHLFATAFESRTTVLSLADALRLLD from the coding sequence ATGCAGACTCCGACACTTGTGCCGTCACAAACCGCGCTGTTGGTCATGCATTACCAGACCGACATCATGGGGTTGTTTCCGTCGGTCGCGCCCACGCTGCTCTCCAACACACGCACGCTGTGCGACGCGGCACGGGCCAAGGGCGTCCACACCTATTTCGCTAAATTCCACTTCAGCCCCGGCTATCCGGAAGTCAGTCCGTTGAACAAGAACGGGCAAGGCGTCAAGCAGCTTGGCCTGTTCGTTCACGACCGGATCTCGCCGGAACTCGGCCAGCAAGCCAACGAACCGCTCATCATCGCGCATCGTGCCAGCGTGTTCTATGGCACCGATCTGCAGGTGCGGCTGTCCGCGCAGGGCGTCAATACCTTGATCATGGTGGGCGTTGCGTCAACGGGCGTGATGCTGTCGTCGATTGCGCATGCGAGCGATGCGGACTTCCGCTTGTTCACCGTCAAGGATTGCTGCTACGACCCGGATCAGGTCGTGCACGATCATCTGTTTGCCACGGCGTTCGAGTCGCGCACCACGGTGCTCTCGTTGGCAGATGCATTGCGTTTGCTGGACTAG
- a CDS encoding YcxB family protein — MLTDAKALRYDAAPYSYIAMPHPFQTTEQEVIAGYRLHYTMSRAKAAWLAAAFVLGVAAYIATGSPYAAGLAGGSVGVAVLHVVVRYLLIPNRGRRIYRQQKNLQREYQFSWDDQGVSVHAEGYLENLRWADITKAKENEAMVLLYRSDYNFSLFPRRRFSSAEEYAQFRSHLVPRLLG; from the coding sequence GTGCTGACTGACGCAAAAGCACTCAGGTACGATGCGGCACCGTATTCGTACATCGCCATGCCGCACCCATTCCAGACAACAGAACAAGAGGTGATTGCCGGATACCGGCTTCACTACACCATGAGCCGCGCAAAGGCCGCGTGGTTGGCCGCCGCGTTTGTATTGGGGGTCGCGGCCTATATCGCGACAGGAAGCCCGTACGCGGCTGGTTTGGCGGGGGGCTCGGTGGGCGTGGCGGTGCTCCACGTCGTGGTCCGCTACCTGCTCATTCCAAATCGAGGCCGGCGCATCTATCGCCAACAGAAGAACCTTCAGCGCGAATATCAGTTCTCATGGGATGACCAGGGCGTCAGCGTCCATGCCGAGGGTTATCTGGAGAACCTGCGCTGGGCTGACATCACCAAGGCCAAAGAGAATGAGGCGATGGTGCTGCTGTATCGGTCTGACTACAACTTCAGCCTGTTCCCCCGGCGCCGCTTTTCTAGTGCGGAGGAGTACGCGCAATTCCGCTCGCATCTCGTGCCCCGGCTTCTCGGGTAA
- a CDS encoding metallophosphoesterase family protein has protein sequence MRIAALSDIHGNLAALDAVLEDIQSQGVDLIVNLGDIASGPLQPSETVDRLMALNLPTIRGNHERQLLAGDPSRMGASDQYAFAELRPDQLAWFASLPAHQYISEDVLLVHGSVESDVTYFVETLEEDGCRAATHDEVLSRAGNANAKLVLCGHTHLPRAVKLVDGRLIVNPGSVGLQAYSDVHPVAHHIEAGSPHARYAIVTGHGDDWAIEFRAIEYAWDHAAVLAEQRGRPDWAVALRTGRAKV, from the coding sequence ATGAGAATCGCCGCCCTCTCTGATATTCACGGCAACCTCGCCGCGCTGGACGCCGTGCTGGAAGACATTCAAAGTCAGGGGGTCGATCTGATCGTGAACCTTGGCGATATTGCGTCCGGCCCGCTGCAGCCGAGCGAGACGGTCGACCGGTTGATGGCACTGAACCTGCCGACCATTCGCGGCAATCATGAAAGGCAGCTTCTTGCGGGCGATCCATCACGCATGGGCGCGTCAGATCAGTACGCGTTTGCGGAGTTGCGACCAGACCAGCTCGCGTGGTTTGCCAGCCTGCCGGCGCATCAGTACATCAGCGAAGACGTACTGCTCGTCCACGGGTCCGTTGAGAGCGACGTGACCTACTTTGTGGAAACGCTTGAGGAAGACGGCTGTCGCGCAGCCACGCACGACGAGGTGCTTTCACGCGCCGGCAATGCCAACGCCAAGCTCGTGCTGTGTGGCCACACCCATCTGCCCCGCGCAGTGAAGCTGGTCGACGGCCGCCTCATCGTCAACCCGGGCAGCGTCGGGCTGCAGGCCTATAGCGACGTGCATCCCGTCGCTCACCACATTGAGGCTGGCAGCCCGCATGCACGCTACGCCATCGTGACCGGGCATGGCGATGATTGGGCCATCGAGTTTCGCGCGATCGAATACGCATGGGACCACGCAGCGGTGCTTGCAGAGCAGCGCGGGCGGCCGGACTGGGCCGTGGCGTTGCGCACAGGCAGGGCGAAGGTTTAG
- a CDS encoding DUF2242 domain-containing protein, which translates to MPYRFRLLSASCAVAALLSACSSAPTPLYQQEQFDAAASPYSRTFHAKADATCEAARRALLSQGYVSTSPRADTIDGSKNFQPSNDSHVVIAFHVVCADANADGTSSTAYVNAVQDRYSLKKTSTSASVGLSILGSVSLPIGSGDDSMVKVASETIPAGVFYERYFNLVDHFLKIDPVRRDRAAVKAAEAAEKEHVAPLPEPAPTAQGEPMKMTTPVVPTPPAPPVPVAPPAATPAPAATVPAPEVKAHAESAPASAPAATTPPTMPTPAPASAPAATGGAN; encoded by the coding sequence ATGCCCTACCGCTTCCGCCTGTTGTCCGCCTCGTGTGCCGTTGCCGCCCTGTTGTCGGCATGCAGCTCTGCGCCCACGCCGCTCTATCAGCAAGAGCAGTTTGATGCGGCGGCCAGCCCGTACTCGCGCACGTTCCACGCCAAGGCGGATGCCACGTGTGAAGCCGCGCGCCGTGCACTGCTGAGCCAGGGGTATGTGTCGACATCACCGCGTGCAGACACCATCGACGGCAGCAAGAATTTCCAGCCGAGCAATGACTCGCACGTGGTGATTGCCTTCCACGTGGTGTGTGCAGATGCCAATGCAGACGGCACGTCCAGCACGGCGTATGTGAACGCGGTGCAAGACCGCTACTCGCTCAAGAAGACGAGCACGTCGGCCAGCGTGGGGTTGAGCATCCTGGGCTCGGTGTCGCTGCCGATCGGCTCGGGTGACGATTCGATGGTGAAGGTGGCCAGCGAGACGATTCCGGCCGGTGTGTTTTACGAGCGCTATTTCAACCTGGTTGATCACTTCCTGAAGATTGACCCAGTGCGCCGTGACCGCGCGGCAGTGAAGGCGGCGGAAGCGGCCGAGAAGGAGCATGTGGCCCCATTGCCCGAGCCCGCCCCCACGGCGCAAGGCGAGCCGATGAAGATGACCACGCCCGTGGTGCCGACACCGCCCGCCCCGCCTGTGCCGGTGGCGCCGCCTGCTGCGACACCTGCACCCGCAGCTACGGTGCCCGCGCCGGAGGTCAAAGCGCATGCTGAATCCGCACCGGCTTCGGCGCCTGCGGCAACCACGCCACCGACGATGCCGACGCCGGCACCTGCTTCCGCCCCTGCAGCCACAGGCGGCGCGAACTGA
- a CDS encoding glycoside hydrolase family 75 protein, with translation MNRTRLSHPALYCALSVAFTLLGTSNVAQAQTCQEIARGVAALGLSAGKEVPIRPGSKVTFRAAFTECDNTNTFDGKPVPPKQACRDDKNRVERLLVLPDQTLIVTAKAGVDADGSTLSQKRLGTSAPQTSFHVQGKSLDAETMPYIVMPGAKHGPHLNEQTGIQGGDLAIVINGEHCSFAIVGDMGSYNRFGEISMAAHDDLDHPQCRGTEKPCTALKGRGGDGESIESGVTYVIFPKTTFKGLTADNFRAQVKQRGQARVRKLLVDYGTPKQ, from the coding sequence GTGAACAGGACCCGACTCAGCCATCCGGCGCTGTACTGCGCCCTCTCCGTCGCCTTCACATTGTTGGGCACGTCCAACGTGGCGCAGGCCCAGACTTGTCAGGAGATTGCACGCGGCGTCGCAGCCCTTGGCCTGTCAGCAGGCAAGGAAGTCCCCATCCGGCCCGGTAGCAAGGTGACATTCCGCGCGGCGTTCACAGAGTGCGACAACACGAACACGTTCGACGGCAAGCCGGTCCCACCCAAACAAGCCTGCCGTGACGACAAGAACCGCGTGGAGCGCCTCCTTGTGCTGCCCGACCAGACGCTGATCGTCACAGCCAAGGCCGGCGTTGACGCTGATGGCTCGACGCTCTCCCAGAAGCGGCTTGGCACCTCAGCCCCCCAAACCAGCTTCCATGTGCAGGGGAAGAGCCTGGATGCGGAAACGATGCCCTACATCGTGATGCCCGGAGCGAAGCATGGCCCGCATCTGAATGAGCAGACGGGGATTCAGGGCGGAGACTTAGCCATCGTCATCAACGGGGAGCACTGCTCATTCGCCATTGTTGGAGACATGGGCTCGTACAACCGCTTTGGTGAAATCTCGATGGCCGCGCATGACGATCTCGACCACCCACAGTGTCGGGGCACGGAGAAGCCCTGCACAGCCTTGAAGGGCAGGGGTGGTGATGGCGAGAGCATCGAAAGCGGGGTCACGTACGTCATCTTTCCGAAGACGACATTCAAAGGCTTGACCGCCGACAACTTCCGCGCGCAGGTCAAGCAGCGCGGGCAAGCGCGGGTCCGCAAGCTCCTGGTGGACTACGGAACACCCAAGCAATAG
- the prpB gene encoding methylisocitrate lyase: MSTTQRHPTSAGAKFRQAVAESQPLQVVGAITAYAAKMAEQTGFKAVYLSGGGVAANSLGIPDLGISTMEDVLIDARRITDAVQVPLMVDIDTGWGGAFNIARTVRSFIKAGVAAVHMEDQVGQKRCGHRPGKEVVPTEEMVDRVKAAVDARTDDGFVIMARTDAAASEGVDAAIERAVAYVEAGADMIFPEAMKTLDDYRRFKAAVKVPILANLTEFGSTPLFTTDELRSANVDIALYCCGAYRAMNAAALNFYQTVMRDGTQKAAVETMQSRADLYQYLGYHAYEDKLDALFAAQK; this comes from the coding sequence ATGAGCACAACCCAACGACACCCCACCAGCGCCGGCGCCAAATTCCGCCAGGCGGTGGCTGAGTCCCAACCGCTGCAGGTGGTGGGCGCCATTACCGCCTACGCCGCCAAGATGGCTGAGCAAACCGGCTTCAAGGCCGTGTATCTGTCGGGCGGCGGCGTGGCCGCCAACTCACTCGGTATTCCGGACCTGGGCATCAGCACGATGGAAGACGTGCTGATCGACGCGCGCCGCATTACCGACGCCGTGCAGGTGCCGCTGATGGTCGACATCGACACCGGCTGGGGTGGCGCCTTCAACATCGCACGCACCGTTCGCTCGTTCATCAAGGCAGGTGTGGCGGCTGTGCACATGGAAGACCAGGTCGGCCAGAAGCGCTGTGGCCACCGCCCTGGCAAGGAGGTCGTGCCCACCGAAGAAATGGTCGACCGCGTGAAGGCCGCCGTGGATGCCCGCACCGATGACGGCTTTGTCATCATGGCCCGCACGGATGCAGCTGCCTCGGAAGGCGTGGATGCCGCCATCGAGCGTGCCGTGGCCTACGTGGAAGCGGGTGCGGACATGATCTTCCCCGAGGCCATGAAGACGCTGGACGACTACCGCCGCTTCAAGGCCGCTGTAAAGGTGCCCATCCTGGCCAACCTGACCGAGTTCGGTAGCACGCCGCTCTTCACCACCGACGAGCTGCGCAGCGCCAATGTCGACATTGCGCTCTACTGCTGCGGCGCCTATCGCGCGATGAACGCCGCCGCGCTCAACTTCTATCAAACCGTGATGCGTGACGGCACCCAAAAGGCCGCCGTGGAGACCATGCAATCGCGCGCCGACCTGTACCAATACCTCGGCTACCACGCGTACGAAGACAAGCTCGACGCACTGTTTGCTGCACAGAAATAA
- the prpR gene encoding propionate catabolism operon regulatory protein PrpR — MSPTPADLADRPRIWACGISRLSDLFLDIAAEYNDRAELRVITRGFEDIVREIDAAGADRPDVVVAGGSNGAYLKPRLSLPVVVINPSGFDVMHALARARRDAESVALVTHGDTPEEVRRFVAAYGMDVVFASYTSRQGAESCVLDLRDRGVGVVVGPGLVTDLAAQAGMNAVFLYSRDSVRAAFDTALEVVQATRRESARRQRLDNLLQHLRDGVVALDAQGRVEAINQRLATALDIDAKQAVGQPLLNIAPNLLGLLPDTEGDTLGTVHGVNYVIHRGPLASTGAGASEGTVFTFQESRAVERLDRTLRSRQRPQQFSARYRLDDLVGESAPIERVRTLVRRYAKSDATVLVLGESGTGKEMVAQGMHQLSARRDFPFVAINCGAFPEALLESELFGYEEGAFTGARKGGKTGLIEAAHRGTLFLDEIGEMPLPLQSRLLRVLQEREVVRLGSTEPTRVDIRVVAATHRALTNAVEAGTFRADLYYRLNILSIALPPLRERPEDVMTLAAELLVQAARREPRLLLRIPDTEVAAQVLADVAEPLRHYPWAGNVRELQSVVERIAVELAHADDADAGTITQDVLRLIAPEVFAHSARGKTPALTLRERSRGVEAEEIRAALAAHDGDRDAVCAALGISKTTLWRRLQAG, encoded by the coding sequence ATGAGCCCCACCCCCGCTGATCTTGCTGACCGCCCGCGCATCTGGGCCTGCGGTATCAGCCGCCTGAGCGACCTGTTCCTCGACATTGCTGCCGAGTACAACGACCGCGCCGAGCTGCGCGTCATCACGCGCGGCTTTGAAGACATCGTGCGTGAGATCGACGCAGCCGGTGCTGACCGCCCCGACGTGGTGGTCGCGGGCGGGTCCAACGGTGCGTATCTGAAGCCGCGTCTGTCGTTGCCCGTGGTTGTCATCAACCCGAGCGGCTTTGACGTGATGCACGCACTGGCCCGTGCGCGGCGTGATGCGGAGTCGGTGGCGCTCGTCACCCATGGCGACACGCCTGAGGAAGTACGCCGCTTTGTCGCTGCGTATGGCATGGACGTGGTGTTTGCCTCGTACACCTCGCGCCAGGGCGCAGAAAGTTGCGTGCTGGATTTGCGCGACCGGGGCGTGGGGGTCGTGGTAGGCCCCGGCCTGGTGACGGACCTAGCCGCGCAGGCAGGCATGAACGCGGTGTTCCTGTATTCGCGTGATTCCGTGAGGGCCGCCTTCGACACCGCGCTCGAAGTCGTACAGGCTACCCGCCGAGAATCGGCGCGCCGCCAGCGGCTCGACAACCTGCTGCAGCACTTGCGCGATGGCGTGGTCGCGCTGGACGCACAAGGCCGCGTGGAGGCGATCAACCAGCGTCTTGCCACCGCGCTGGACATCGACGCCAAGCAGGCGGTCGGCCAGCCGCTGCTCAACATCGCCCCCAACCTATTGGGCCTGCTGCCCGATACCGAGGGGGATACGCTGGGCACCGTGCACGGCGTGAACTACGTTATCCATCGCGGCCCGCTTGCCAGCACGGGCGCGGGCGCCTCGGAAGGCACCGTGTTCACCTTCCAGGAATCCCGCGCGGTGGAACGGCTGGACCGCACGCTGCGCTCACGCCAGCGCCCGCAGCAGTTCAGCGCGCGTTACCGGCTGGATGATCTGGTGGGGGAATCCGCGCCTATCGAGCGCGTGCGTACGCTGGTGCGTCGCTATGCAAAGTCGGACGCCACCGTGCTCGTGCTGGGCGAATCCGGCACCGGCAAAGAGATGGTCGCGCAGGGCATGCATCAGCTCAGCGCGCGGCGCGACTTTCCGTTCGTCGCCATCAACTGCGGTGCCTTTCCTGAAGCCCTGTTGGAGAGCGAACTGTTCGGCTACGAAGAGGGTGCCTTCACCGGCGCACGCAAGGGCGGCAAGACCGGGCTGATCGAAGCCGCGCACCGCGGCACGCTGTTTCTCGACGAGATTGGCGAGATGCCGCTGCCGCTGCAAAGCCGCCTGCTGCGTGTGCTGCAGGAGCGTGAAGTGGTGCGGTTGGGCTCCACCGAACCTACGCGCGTGGACATTCGCGTGGTGGCCGCCACCCACCGCGCGCTGACGAATGCGGTAGAGGCCGGCACCTTCCGCGCCGATCTCTACTACCGCCTCAACATCCTCAGCATCGCGCTGCCGCCGCTGCGCGAACGCCCTGAAGACGTGATGACGTTGGCCGCCGAGTTGCTCGTGCAGGCCGCACGCCGCGAGCCGCGCCTGCTGTTGCGTATTCCCGATACCGAAGTTGCCGCGCAAGTCCTGGCCGACGTTGCCGAGCCGCTACGGCACTACCCTTGGGCCGGCAATGTGCGTGAGCTGCAGAGCGTGGTGGAGCGCATTGCGGTGGAGCTGGCGCACGCAGACGACGCCGACGCAGGCACCATTACGCAAGACGTGCTGCGCTTGATTGCGCCGGAAGTGTTTGCCCACAGCGCACGCGGCAAGACGCCCGCGTTGACGCTGCGTGAGCGCAGCCGCGGTGTGGAAGCGGAAGAGATACGCGCGGCGCTGGCGGCGCATGACGGAGACCGCGACGCCGTGTGCGCCGCGCTGGGCATCAGCAAGACGACGCTATGGCGGCGGTTGCAGGCGGGGTAG
- the kdpA gene encoding potassium-transporting ATPase subunit KdpA, producing MQAFIPPPHLLLYALFLGIVTLLVKPVGRYLVCVFNGQPTWLDRGLRPVERAIYRIAGVNPQQEMGWQAYATAFVLLSLLGTLFIYGLLLLQPLLQPGDPNYYPGPLSHLLAINTAVSFATTTTWQAYSGEAALSYLSQSLALTSQNFLAGAAGLAVGFAFIRAFGRSHSRTIGNFWVDVTRATLWVLLPISVMGALLLIALGVPQNWSPYTVARTLEGANQLLPQGPVATLEFIKNLGTNGGGYFGANGAHPYANPTVLTNFIGMLAIAVIPAAMTYAFGSMARRRAHGWMLYTVMAALFAVGLCVYDHAEQMGSPQLAAQGIDLRAGADQAGGNMEGKETRFGIASSTLAAIATSNGATGSQNQSIDSNTPLGSAVLLVNMLLGEAIFGGLGTGLYSMVLTALLAVFVTGLMIGRTPEYLGKTVGPREVKLVGLYIVIGPVVILALTALAVVTSAGTAALSTNHGAHGFTTILFAYASCFANNGQTFGGLSADAPFYHVTTLIAMLAGRFGLAIPALALAGRFANQGRRAISLGTLPTDGLMFAMALVGALFLIGVLSYLPALALGSIAEHLQLWS from the coding sequence ATGCAAGCCTTCATACCACCACCGCACCTGCTGCTGTACGCGCTGTTTCTGGGCATCGTCACGCTGCTGGTCAAACCAGTCGGCCGCTATCTTGTCTGCGTGTTCAACGGCCAGCCCACTTGGCTGGATCGAGGCTTGCGCCCCGTGGAGCGCGCCATCTACCGCATCGCCGGCGTGAATCCACAGCAGGAGATGGGTTGGCAAGCGTACGCCACGGCCTTTGTGCTCCTCAGCCTGCTCGGCACCCTGTTCATCTACGGCCTGCTCCTGCTACAACCGCTGCTGCAGCCGGGCGACCCCAACTACTACCCCGGCCCGTTGAGCCACCTGCTGGCCATCAACACGGCCGTCAGCTTTGCCACCACCACCACTTGGCAGGCCTACAGCGGTGAAGCCGCGCTCAGTTATCTGAGCCAATCCCTGGCGCTGACATCGCAGAACTTTCTTGCCGGTGCTGCCGGCCTGGCTGTGGGCTTTGCATTCATCCGGGCCTTCGGCCGGTCGCACAGCCGCACCATCGGCAACTTCTGGGTGGATGTCACGCGCGCAACGCTGTGGGTGCTGCTGCCCATCTCCGTGATGGGTGCGCTGCTATTGATCGCACTGGGCGTGCCGCAAAACTGGAGCCCCTACACGGTGGCACGCACCCTTGAGGGCGCCAACCAACTGTTACCACAAGGCCCGGTGGCCACGCTGGAGTTCATCAAGAACCTGGGCACCAACGGCGGCGGCTACTTTGGTGCCAACGGTGCGCACCCGTATGCCAACCCAACGGTGCTGACCAACTTCATCGGCATGCTGGCCATTGCCGTGATTCCCGCCGCGATGACGTATGCCTTTGGCAGCATGGCACGACGCCGTGCACACGGGTGGATGCTGTACACGGTCATGGCGGCATTGTTTGCCGTGGGGCTGTGCGTGTACGACCATGCCGAGCAAATGGGCAGTCCGCAGTTGGCCGCACAGGGTATCGACCTGCGTGCTGGCGCAGATCAGGCTGGCGGTAACATGGAGGGCAAAGAAACGCGCTTCGGCATTGCCTCTTCAACCTTGGCGGCCATCGCCACCTCCAATGGCGCAACCGGCTCGCAAAACCAATCCATCGACAGCAACACGCCGCTGGGTAGTGCGGTGCTTCTGGTGAACATGCTGCTGGGTGAGGCCATCTTTGGCGGGTTGGGGACTGGCCTGTACAGCATGGTGCTAACCGCGCTGTTGGCGGTGTTTGTGACCGGGCTGATGATCGGCCGCACACCGGAGTACCTGGGCAAGACGGTCGGGCCCAGAGAGGTGAAGCTGGTCGGGCTCTATATCGTGATCGGCCCGGTGGTGATCCTGGCACTGACAGCCCTGGCGGTGGTTACGAGCGCGGGCACAGCGGCCTTGAGCACCAACCACGGCGCCCATGGCTTTACGACCATTCTGTTTGCCTATGCTTCGTGCTTTGCAAATAACGGGCAGACGTTTGGCGGGTTGAGCGCAGACGCGCCGTTCTATCACGTGACCACCCTCATCGCCATGTTGGCGGGGCGCTTTGGGTTGGCCATTCCGGCGCTGGCGTTGGCCGGTCGCTTTGCCAACCAGGGGCGTCGTGCCATCTCGCTAGGCACCTTGCCGACCGATGGCTTGATGTTTGCCATGGCGCTGGTCGGCGCCCTCTTCCTGATCGGTGTGCTGAGCTATCTGCCGGCACTGGCCTTGGGCTCGATTGCCGAGCATCTGCAATTGTGGTCCTGA
- a CDS encoding DUF6697 family protein, whose protein sequence is MFEQGKEYTREDIHVFCGGNKQSHLPTKNGKVVAACLRPDLNPQAPDVIICNSGAAARAAGRTLAHQAEAIPVFIELTTDRLRYVGQYKVAESLTTPLDCAPYARGTSFTSGQVSRVLKMQRC, encoded by the coding sequence ATGTTTGAGCAAGGCAAGGAGTACACCCGCGAAGACATCCATGTCTTCTGCGGTGGCAACAAGCAATCGCATTTGCCAACCAAGAACGGCAAAGTCGTGGCCGCATGCCTGCGCCCCGATCTGAACCCGCAGGCCCCTGATGTGATCATCTGCAATAGCGGGGCCGCAGCCCGCGCTGCAGGCCGGACGCTGGCGCACCAGGCGGAGGCGATTCCTGTGTTTATCGAATTGACGACGGACCGGCTGCGCTACGTTGGTCAGTACAAGGTTGCGGAATCGCTGACGACGCCGCTGGATTGCGCACCGTACGCACGGGGCACGAGCTTCACCAGCGGACAAGTGTCTCGCGTGCTGAAGATGCAGCGTTGCTGA